A section of the Vespa velutina chromosome 6, iVesVel2.1, whole genome shotgun sequence genome encodes:
- the LOC124949841 gene encoding rab3 GTPase-activating protein non-catalytic subunit yields the protein MSCQIKTIGNLKDVNKVKEILSGDAVVRPEFVASHELPLQDYFVSLSSAGDVLALAQNTKMIILISKWDSQEPSELKNKFHIVWNGIVAENQNEWVTSIICLPLISLGKVSAGNNPDWTCIAVGFNNGFLRFYTETGALLLEQQLHNEPIIGIKCQSSSVHRNSISKQPLEELYIIYRSIICILQGFPLFSTLRACRNHLARVQAKCNDISPATTLSYKKWEFRNQDITNDVEIIGTTSVSSFNHLMTASLCGGYNALYRSSAPQHNLVMATGKRPFIGFHYALEGGNAPVLSDVAAAMASKLVNAIGTAVPWFRSNSKTSTSLEITKNNSQESTETLSCRYSISDLMREGDSIVCSPNKMLSAVTDAIGRVTLVDNKRGVAIRMWKGYRDAQCGWIEVGEDKYSGIHKNSNKSVRTSQVRNTLFLVIYAPKKGVIDIWGIQQGPKITTFTASKNGRLLYINYGLLGINETTNLNKNEAQHTCVFMDPLGGLKEIIVPFHFALSSKNAKKACDIYLLRKLKNFLREEDFDKEKLITEVCNVCLAIKTNEVRLQTLELLMNTKDILPDALLAATNCFAKTFDGSDLNIMESAAKIVYKLTVQLQKIITFYMFIINTDLENTVKSIESSDHENSNTEMLVLTLLISEHEVDRILTLHKTIYNIEHDNVKSGCKVKFNDNERKFFNFLMCFDFGVSNLAVLQKDIKLEKKYQISVLIFEKCMSFHETIETWKTAAANSNIQPHVFMQLVLIYWMYKEGDRRLESTLIQFTRLLHVICSLNSIEEICVDCNENSLWWKDVRTILTESLNPLHAYTAALACRAVAVTLEKYKDKTYNTTEETYDSNKNDADDSNNDSQAKEEISNEETKHEEVHNSISEWENVSKDTCQFTLLIGNLEDVMVLNAVVRQQPLRDQTTDFFKLPFEIQNISLGMILSNGKGSVSEIVAKWLSSTGVHPAQLVDMADIEFEQLHFVENVVPEKEVSGINLQEDAIDDTPSSSVENQTEPATNTTAQAWVLEKLTLLKHHFPYSLTSSVLLANLCWEFAMAWNKNVSELEGLEAALTVLRHIPMKQMQHGVCCLLWTLHIKKRMEAAGKIMNKLGKLPKERLSIQETGLSDKQLVTFLQHCVTFFDIFSEAEILQTSNNILLKSEELWEGQSSGLQPFALSALSQTPAWYELIILHLQITNILYMMAYFNLKISKPLNNLFEGVTQPYFFQDISDKIMFTWNHDDRKDSLRLEFLRHVITASMDFIHQETVDGKTLSSTQAVLWMSRCQTLGSMWKLNSDELRIHQVCQLYINGFDRLAEEVAAAVNNTEKLATDLLPIAGRRMMAYLSKSPDLLEEVSRISTTLIKYLESLDMSELILTNCSNNDTIELIHKISRYLPETHCEFHVVQRMLDATFIYQDKT from the exons ATGTCTtgtcaaataaaaacaattggCAATTTAAAAGACGTGAACAAAGTCAAAGAAATACTTTCTGGAGATGCTGTTGTCAGAC CTGAATTTGTTGCAAGTCATGAATTACCTTTACAAGAttattttgtctctctttcatctgCCGGTGATGTTCTTGCACTGGCACAAAATACTAAAATGatcatattaatat cAAAGTGGGACTCGCAGGAACCaagtgaattaaaaaataaatttcacattGTGTGGAATGGAATAGTTGCAGAAAATCAAAA TGAATGGGTTACTTCGATAATATGTTTACCTCTGATATCACTGGGTAAAGTAAGTGCAGGTAACAATCCTGATTGGACATGTATAGCAGTAGGATTCAATAATGGCTTTTTGAGATTTTATACAGAA ACAGGTGCATTACTATTAGAGCAACAACTACATAATGAACCAATTATTGGAATAAAATGTCAGTCATCTTCCGTTCATAGGAATTCAATCAGTAAGCAACCATTGGaagaattgtatataatttatagaagTATCATATGTATACTGCAGggttttccattattttcaaCTTTACGAGCATGCAGGAATCATTTAGCTAGAG TGCAAGCTAAATGTAATGATATATCTCCAGCTACTACCTTATCATACAAGAAATGGGAATTCAGAAATCAAGATATCACAAATGATGTTGAAATTATTGGTACAACATCTGTGAGcagttttaatcatttaatgaCTGCTTCCTTATGTGGTGGATATAATGCATTATATAGATCTAGTGCTCCACAACATAATTTGGTTATGGCTACTGGTAAAAGACCGTTTATTGGTTTTCATTATGCATTAGAAGGTGGCAATGCTCCTGTTTTATCTGACGTTGCTGCTGCAATGGCCAGTAAATTAGTAAATGCTATTGGAACTGCTGTTCC TTGGTTTCGAAGCAATTCAAAAACTTCTACATCACTTGAAATCACTAAGAATAATAGTCAAGAATCTACTGAGACATTGAGCTGTAGGTACAGCATAAGTGATCTAATGAGAGAAGGTGATTCCATTGTTTGTAGTccaaataaaatgttatcagCTGTAACAGATGCAATCGGTAGAGTAACATTAGTAGACAATAAAAGAGGTGTCGCAATAAGAATGTGGAAAGGATATCGTGATGCACAATGTGGATGGATTGAAGTTGGAGAAGACAAATACTCTGGAATACATAAGAATTCTAATAAAAGTGTACGCACATCACAAGTTCGGAACACATTGTTTTTAGTTATTTATGCTCCAAAGAAGGGTGTAATAGATATATGGGGAATTCAGCAAGGTCCCAAAATTACAACCTTTACTGCCAGTAAAAATGGACG ATTGCTGTACATTAATTATGGCCTGCTAGGTATAAATGAAACTACAAACTTAAACAAGAATGAAGCACAACATACTTGTGTATTTATGGATCCCCTTGgaggattaaaagaaataattgttcCATTTCATTTTGCACTTAGTAGTAAAAATGCTAAAAAGGCGTgtgatatatatcttcttcgtaaattgaaaaattttctaagagaggaagattttgataaagaaaaattaattacagaaGTTTGCAATGTGTGCTTAGctataaaaacaaatgagGTCAGATTGCAAACACtagaattattaatgaatactAAGGATATTTTACCTGATGCATTACTAGCTGCTACAAATTGTTTCGCCAAAACATTTGATGGATCAG aTCTGAATATCATGGAATCAGCAgcaaaaattgtatataaattaactgTGCAAttacagaaaataataacattttatatgttCATTATTAATACTGATTTAGAAAATACAGTAAAGTCAATTGAATCGTCTGATCATGAAAATTCAAATACTGAAATGCTagttttaacattattaatttctgAACATGAAGTTGATAGAATATTAACATTacataaaactatatataatatagaacaTGACAATGTTAAATCTGGATGTAAAgtgaaatttaatgataatgaaagaaaattttttaacttcttGATGTGTTTTGATTTTGGTGTATCAAATTTAGCAGTTTTACAGAAAGAcattaaattagaaaagaaataccaaATTT CTGTATTGATTTTTGAAAAGTGTATGTCTTTTCATGAAACTATTGAAACATGGAAAACTGCTGCTGCAAATAGTAATATTCAGCCACATGTTTTTATGCAGcttgtattaatttattggaTGTACAAAGAGGGTGATAGAAGATTAGAATCAACACTAATACAATTTACACGATTATTGCATGTTATTTGTTCATTAAATA GTATAGAAGAAATATGTGTCGACTGTAATGAGAATTCTTTATGGTGGAAAGATGTACGTACTATTTTAACTGAATCTTTAAATCCTCTACATGCATATACTGCAGCATTAGCATGTAGAGCAGTTGCTGTAACATTAGAAAAGTATAAAGATAAGACATATAATACTACAGAAGAAACTTATGATAGTAACAAAAATGATGctgatgatagtaataatgattcacaagcaaaagaggaaataagTAATGAAGAAACTAAACATGAAGAAGTACATAATTCTATAAGTGAATGGGAAAATGTTAGTAAGGATACATGTCAATTTACTTTACTTATAGGAAACCTTGAAGATGTTATGGTTTTAAATGCAGTTGTAAg gcAACAACCTTTGAGAGATCAAACAACtgacttttttaaattaccttttgaaatacaaaatatttccttGGGAATGATTTTATCTAATGGAAAAG GTTCCGTTTCTGAAATTGTTGCAAAATGGTTAAGTTCAACAGGTGTACATCCTGCACAATTGGTAGATATGGCTGACATTGAATTTGAACAATTGCATTTTGTAGAAAATGTAGTACCTGAGAAAGAAGTATCTGGTATTAATTTACAAGAAGATGCAATAGATGATACACCTTCTTCATCTGTAGAAAATCAAACAGAGCCAGCTACAAACACAACAGCACAAGCGTGGGTGCTAG aaAAATTGACTTTGTTGAAACATCACTTTCCATATAGTTTAACAAGCAGCGTACTTCTTGCAAATTTATGTTGGGAATTTGCTATGGCTTGGAATAAGAATGTCTCAGAGTTAGAAGGTCTTGAAGCAGCTCTAACTGTTTTGCGTCATATACCTATGAAACAAATGCAGCATG GTGTTTGCTGTCTTTTGTGGacattacatataaaaaagaggatGGAAGCAGCTGGAAAAATCATGAATAAGCTAGGGAAACTACCAAAGGAGAGATTATCTATACAAGAAACTGGACTTTCTGACAAGCAATTAGTTACATTCTTGCAACATTGTGTTACattctttgatatatttagTGAA GCTGAAATACTGCAaacaagtaataatatattacttaaaTCAGAAGAATTATGGGAAGGTCAATCATCTGGACTACAACCATTTGCACTTTCAGCTCTATCACAAACACCAGCATGGtacgaattaattatactaCATTTGCAGAtaactaatattttatacatgatGGCATATTTCAACCTAAAGATATCAAAGCCtctgaataatttatttgaaggagtg acTCAACCATACTTTTTTCAAGATATATCagataaaataatgtttactTGGAATCATGATGATAGGAAAGATAGTTTACGTTTAGAATTTTTACGTCATGTAATTACAGCTTCTATGGATTTCATTCATCAAGAAACTGTAGATGGGAAAACATTAAGTTCTACGCAAGCTGTACTCTGGATGAGCAGATGTCAAACATTGGGTTCTATGTGGAAATTAAATAGTGATGAATTAAGGATTCATCAAGTTTGTCAACTTTATATTAATGGATTTGATAGATTAGCAGAAGAG GTTGCTGCAGCTGTGAACAACACTGAAAAATTAGCTACAGATTTATTGCCTATAGCTGGAAGAAGAATGATGGCATATCTTTCAAAATCACCAGATTTATTAGAAGAAGTTTCACGAATAAGTACAACactaattaaatatcttgaaAGTTTA gatATGTCAGAATTAATTCTTACAAACTGTTCCAACAATGATACCATAGAATTAATCCACAAAATATCAAGATATTTACCTGAAACTCACTGTGAATTTCATGTAGTACAACGGATGTTAGATGctacttttatatatcaagATAAAACGTAa